The genomic stretch AATCGTGAAATCAAATGTAAAGGTCGTGTGCACCACAGATGACCCTGTTGATTCTCTTGAATACCATTTATTGTTAAAAGAAGACAAAGACTTTCCTGTCAGTGTGCTGCCTGGATTTCGGCCGGATAAAGGACTTGAGATCAATCGTGAAGGCTTTCCTGAGTGGGTGCAGGCGCTTGAAGATGCCGCTGCCATATCGATTACAACCTATGATGAGTTTTTAAAGGCGTTGGAAAAACGAGTGCGATTCTTCCACTCAGCCGGCGGCAGAGTTTCTGATCACGCGATAGATACAATGGTATTTGCCGAAACAACAAAAGAAGAAGCTGGACGGATTTTTTCTGACAGATTACAAGGAACAGAGGTTTCTTGTGAAGATGAGAAGAAATTTAAGACATATACGCTTCAGTTTCTTTGCGGTTTGTATGCGGAGCTCGATTGGGCGATGCAGTTTCATATCAACGCTTTAAGAAACACGAATACAAAAATGATGAAAAGGCTCGGACCTGATACAGGGTATGATTCAATGAACGATGAAGAAATTGCTAAGCCTTTATACAAGCTGCTGAACTCAGTTGAGATGAAGAACCAGCTGCCGAAAACGATTTTATATTCACTGAATCCAAATGATAACTATGTCATCGCCAGCATGATCAACAGTTTTCAGGACGGTATTACCCCGGGAAAAATACAATTCGGCACAGCCTGGTGGTTTAACGATACTAAAGACGGAATGCTCGACCAAATGAAAGCGTTATCAAATGTTGGCCTTTTCAGCCGTTTTATCGGCATGCTCACCGATTCCAGAAGCTTTCTTTCGTATACGCGCCACGAATATTTCAGGCGGATCGTCTGCAATTTGATTGGAGAATGGGTGGAAAACGGCGAAGTGCCGCGCGATATGGAGCTTCTGGGAAGCATCGTTCAGGGGATTTGCTATGACAATGCGAAACACTACTTTCAATTTCAAGAAGAGAAAGCAAACGTGTAACAAAGTGTCCGCTCAGTATCGCTGAGCGGATCACTATCCGAAAATTCTTAAGACACAGAGGTGGAACATGCGAACTGAACTGGCAAATAAGGTTGTGTCGGTCGAAACGGAAAAAAGGCTTTCATTGAAAGAGAAAATGTCCTATGGCTTTGGTGATTTTGGCAACGGTTTTATGTTTGATCTCGGCCAGATTTATTTATTGAAGTATTTCACTGATGTAGCGGGAATCCCCGCTGCGATGGCCGGCGGCATTTTTTTAGTCAGTAAGCTGTTTGCAGCGATAACAGATCCAATTGTCGGCTCATCAATCGATTATCGCAAAAACATCGGCAAACGGGGGAAATTCAGGCCTTATCTATTAATCGGCAGCATCGTGCTTGCGGTGCTTACTGTTCTTATTTTTCTGTCTCCCAATGTATCAACGACCGGAAAACTGATATATGCATATGCATCCTATATGATTTGGGGCATCGGCTATTCGTTTGTGAATATTCCGTACGGCTCATTAGGGGCAGCGATGACTCAAAATTCTGAGGACCGGACCTCCATTTCGACGTTCCGCCAAATCGGATCACTTGGCGCCTTGTTTATCACAAGTGTGGCCGTGATGCCGCTGCTCGTCAAGTTTGATAATCCGAAGGTCGGCTACCCGGTGGTCATGGGCTTGTTCGCCGCGCTCGGTGTGTTTTGGTTTTATATTTGCTACCGCAACTGCAAAGAGCGCATTATCATATCGGAAGCACCCAAAGAAAAATTAACACTCTCATCTGTCGTCAAAACATTTATTACAAATAAACCGCTGTTAACCCTTGTCCTGATGACGATTTTTTCAATTTCCGCATACAACATTAAATCCGCCATGCTCGTCTATTTCGCACAATATAACTTGGGCAATGTTGAATTAATGGCTTATATGAACTTCATCATTATTGGTTCTTCCTTTTTGGGCGTCGTATTCCTTCCAAAGCTCGTCAAGATGTTTGGAAAGAAACGAACGGCAATGATCGGCTTTGGCATCAGTGTGGCCGCGGATCTGATCAACTTTATGCTTCCATCTAACGTTTATGTGTTTACAATTCTCGCCAGTATCGCCTTTATCGGAATCAGTATCCCAAATGGCATCACGTGGGCTCTTGTCTCCGATATTATCGACTATGGCGAATGGAAATCCGGTGAACGGAAGGAAGCAACGACATATTCACTTTTCAATTTCTCAAGAAAGCTTGCTCAATCTTTGTCTGGCTTTCTCTCGGGGATCGGTTTGGGGATTATCGGCTATGTGCCGAATGCAGTCCAGACAGCACAGGCGCTGATTGGCATCAAAGCGCTGCTTCTTCTGTATCCGGCCATTGCTTTGGCATTAGCGATGTTCATTATCGGCTTTCTTTATAAACTCACAGACCAGCAGCATGCTCAGATCGTTCAGGATCTTCATCAAAAGAGCTGACAATATAATATAAAGAATATTTAAAATAATTTGTAAATAAAATGTGTTTGTAGGGGTTTCGCTTGGAGAGTGCCCAAAAAACTGAAAAGGAAGGAGGCACTTGCTTGAAAACGATAACAATTGCAGCTGAAGAAGCAAAGGAACTCGTTTGGCAAAAGCTGGACGGTGCCGGTTTGAATGAACGAGATGCTGAAAAAGTGGCAGATGTTCTCGTGCACGCTGATTTGCGCAATGTACATTCGCATGGCGTGCTGCACACAGAACACTATGTGAACAGGCTTTTAGCGGGAGGGATCAATCCTGGGGCACAGCCTGTTTTTAAAGAGACGGGGCCTGTGACCGGGGTGCTTGACGGAGACGATGGTTTCGGTCATGTGAATTGCGACATGGCGATGGACCATGCAATTGACATGGCGAAGAAAAAAGGAGTCGGCATGGTCACGGCCGTAAACAGCAGCCATTGCGGAGCGCTAAGCTATTTTGTGCAAAAAGCGGCTGACGAAAAGCTGATCGGAATGGCAATGACGCATACAGACAGTATCGTTGTCCCATTTGGGGGGAGGACTCCTATTTTAGGGACAAATCCGATTGCTTACGGAGTTCCGGCTAAGCATAAAAAACCGTTTATCCTAGATATGGCGACATCCAAAGTGGCTTTTGGGAAGATTCTGCAGGCCCGTGAAGAGGGCAAAGAAATTCCTGAAGGATGGGGAGTCGATGAAAACGGAGAAGCAGTAACTGATCCTGACAAGGTCGTCTCACTTTCAACATTCGGGGGCCCGAAAGGCTATGGACTATCGATTGTAGTGGATGTGTTTTCCGGATTGCTGGCGGGCGCGGCTTTTGGCCCTCATATTGCCAAAATGTACAACGGCCTTGATCAAAAAAGAAAGCTGGGGCATTACGTTTGCGCGATCAATCCATCCTTTTTTACTGACTGGGATACGTTTTTAGAGCAGATGGATGCCATGATTGATGAACTGCAGCAATCACCGCCGGCTGTTGGATTCGAAAGAGTGTATGTGCCCGGCGAGATCGAGCAGCTGCATGAAGAAAGAAATAAGAAAAACGGAATTTCTATCGCCCGGAGCGTGTATGAATTCTTAAAAAGCAGGTGAGTAAAATGAAAGCGGTTCAAGTGCGAAAAGCGTATGATCTGGTGACAGCGGAGGTGAAGAAGCCAGTTCTTTCAAAGGATGATGAAGTGCTCGTGAAAGTCAAGCGAGTCGGCATTTGCGGTTCAGACATGCACATTTATCATGGAACGAATCCGCTCGCTACCCTCCCGAGAGTCATCGGACACGAGGTAACGGGACAAGTGGAGGCAGTTGGTGCGAATGTACAGAGCCTAAAACCCGGTGATCATGTGGTGATTGAGCCGATTTCTTATTGCGGATCGTGCTATGCCTGCCGCAAAGGGCGGCCGAATGTTTGCGCCAAGCTTTCTGTATTTGGCGTACATGAGGACGGAGGCATGCGGGAATATATTGTGCTTCCGGAAAGACAGCTTCACGCGGTCTCAAAGGACTTGCCTTGGGAGGAAGCAGTCATGGCCGAGCCTTATACGATAGGCGCCCAGGCAGTGTGGAGAGGCCAGGTGGAAAAAGGTGATACCGTCCTGATCCAGGGAGCGGGGCCCATCGGGATCTGTGTGTTAAAAATGGCAAAACTGGCGGGCGCTGCTGTCATGATGACTGACTTGAACAACGAGCGGCTGGCATTTGCGAAAGAAAACGGCGCCGATGCTGTTGTAAATGTCCAAGCAGAACATGTTGCCGAGCGGGTCCTTGAATGGACTGGGAATGAAGGAGCAAACGTGGTCATTGATGCTGTTTGCCTGCCGGAGACTTTTGCACTTTCAATTGAGGCTGTGTCACCGGCGGGACATGTGGTTGTGCTTGGATTTGATGAAAGAGCGGCTCAGATTTCTCAGCTGCCAATTACAAAAAAAGAAGTCACGATAACCGGATCCCGATTGCAGACCAATCAGTTTCCAAAAGTGGTAGAGCTTTTGAATGGAGGCCGGTTAATGCATAACGGGCTGGTGACCCATACATTTTCAGTTGATGACGTTCATCATGCATTTCAGTTTATTAAGGAGCATCCAGATCAGGTGCGGAAAGCCGTCATCACGTTTGATTAAATGACTGAATCCGGAGGTGCGAGCATGAATATGACATTCCGATGGTATGGACGAGGCAACGATACAGTCACACTTGAATACGTGAAGCAAATTCCCGGTGTCAAAGGCATCGTTTGGGCTCTCCATCAAAAGCCCGTCGGCGACGTGTGGGAAAAAGAAGAAATCAGAGCCGAAACTGAATATATTCAATCCTATGGTTTTCATGCTGAAGTTGTAGAAAGCGTGAATGTTCACGAAGCGATTAAACTTGGGAACGAAGAACGCGGCCGGTATATTGAAAACTACAAGCAAACGATCCGCAACCTTGCCGGATTTGGCGTGAAAGTGATCTGCTATAATTTTATGCCGGTTTTTGATTGGACACGCACGGACATGTTCCGGCCGCTAGAAGATGGATCGACCGCTCTGTTTTTTGAAAAGGCCAAGGTGGAAAGCCTTGATCCTCAAGAGCTGATTCGGACGGTGGAGGAAGCATCCGACATGACACTGCCGGGGTGGGAGCCCGAAAAATTGGCTCGGATCAAAGAGCTTTTTGCTGCCTACAGAACGGTCGATGAAGAAAAGCTATGGGACAATTTATCATTCTTTTTGCAGGAAATTCTTCCTGTTGCTGAGGCCTATGGTGTTCAAATGGCCATTCATCCGGATGACCCGCCGTGGCCGATTTTCGGACTGCCGCGCATTATCACAGGAGAGGCAAGCTATAAGAAACTGCGGGCGATATCAGATTCACCGTCTAATTGTATCACCCTTTGTACAGGTTCAATGGGAGCCAATCCCGCTAACGACATGGTGGAGATCGCTAAAACGTATGCCGGCATCGCTCCATTTTCACATATTCGCAATGTGAAAATTTATGAGAATGGCGATTTTATTGAAACATCTCATTTAACAAAGGATGGTTCGATCAACATTCAAGGCGTGATGGAAGAACTGCATAAGCAGGATTACGAAGGATATGTCAGACCGGATCATGGGCGCCATCTTTGGGGCGAGCAATGCCGCCCGGGATATGGCTTATACGATCGGGCACTTGGCATCATGTATTTGAACGGGCTGTGGGACGCTTATGAAGCAATGGCAAAAAAAGAGGTGGGCATATGATCCCGCTGCATGAGAACCTGGCTGGTAAAACGGCTGTCATCACTGGCGGCAGCGGCGTGCTTTGCTCTGCGATGGCCCGGGAGCTAGCCCGTCATGGCATGAAGGTGGCGATTTTGAATCGGACGGCTGAAAAAGGCCAAGCGGTCGTGAAGGAGATAACGGCGGCTGGCGGCACAGCGTGCGCTGTTGCTGCGGATGTGCTGGACAGGATGTCACTGGAGCGGGCAAAGGAAGACATCCTTGGCCAATTTGGCGCTGTTGATCTGTTAATTAACGGGGCTGGCGGCAATCATCCTGACGCGATAACCGATGTGGAGACATATGAAGAAGCGGGAGAAGGCCAATCCTTTTTTGATATGGATGAGAGGGGCTTTCTAACTGTATTCTCCACCAACTTCACCGGTGCGTTTCTGGCCTCGCAAGTGTTTGGTAAAGAACTGCTGAAGGCGGATTCACCCGCGATCATCAACCTTTCTTCCATGAGTGCTTATTCACCTATGACGAAGGTTCCGGCATACAGTGCTGCGAAAGCATCCATCAATAATTTTACGATGTGGATGGCTGTTCATTTTGCCGAAACCGGGCTGCGGGTCAATGCGATTGCCCCAGGCTTCTTTCTGACAAAACAAAATCATGATCTGCTGATCAACCAAGACGGAACGTTCACCAGCCGATCTCACAAAATTATTGCGGGAACACCGATGAAGCGCTTCGGAAAACCGGAGGATTTGCTCGGTACGCTCCTTTGGCTGGCGGATGAATCCTATTCCGGTTTTGTCACTGGGATCACCGTTCCTGTCGATGGAGGATTTATGGCTTATTCAGGTGTGTAACGAAAGCGGTGCAACAGAAACTGAACCAACATAGGGGTGAGGTTGAGATGTTTTCAAAAGATAAGCTTCCCGTTATCCTTTTTTTGTTCCTGGCAGGGGTGATTAATTACCTGGATCGCTCGGCGCTTTCCATTGCAGCTCCTTTTATTCAGGATGATCTCACATTGTCTGCCACACAAATGGGCTTGATTTTCAGCAGTTTTTCGATAGGTTATGCCATTTTTAATTTTCTTGGGGGCGTGGCATCCGACCGCTATGGGGCAAAGCTGACCTTGTTTGTCGCGATGGTTGTTTGGTCGCTGTTTAGCGGAGCAGTCGCCCTCGCTTTTGGCTTTGTCAGCCTGCTGATTATACGCATTCTCTTCGGAATGGGAGAAGGCCCGCTTTCGGCGACCATCAACAAGATGGTGAACAACTGGTTCCCGCCGACCCAGCGGGCGTCCGTTATCGGTGTAACCAACAGCGGCACGCCCCTCGGGGGAGCCATTTCCGGCCCGATAGTCGGCATGATCGCAGTGGCGTTCAGCTGGAAGGTATCCTTCGTTCTCATTATGATTATTGGATTGATATGGGCAGTGCTCTGGTTCAAGTTTGTCAAAGAAAAGCCGCAAGAGACGATCAAGGAAGCACCGGCAATAAAAGCAGAAACGTCTCCCGGAGAAAAAATTCCGCTCACCTTTTACCTGAAGCAAAAAACAGTCCTGTTCACGGCGTTCGCTTTTTTCGCTTACAACTACATCCTCTTCTTCTTTTTGACATGGTTTCCGAGCTATCTTGTCGACGAGCGGGGATTAAGTGTTGAATCGATGAGTGTCATCACGGTCATACCGTGGATTTTAGGATTTATCGGGCTGGCTGCGGGGGGATTTGTTTCTGACTATGTGTACAAAAAAACGGCCCGAAAAGGTGTGCTGTTCTCGCGCAAGGTTGTGCTTGTCACGTGTTTGTTTTCATCAGCTGTCCTGATTGGTTTTGCCGGGCTTGTGGCAACGACTGCGGGGGCTGTCACTCTTGTCGCTCTGTCAGTGTTCTTTCTTTATTTGACCGGTGCTATCTATTGGGCTGTCATTCAAGATGTGGTTGATCAAAACAATGTCGGTTCTGTTGGCGGCTTCATGCATTTCCTCGCCAACACGGCAGGAATTATCGGCCCGGCTTTAACCGGATTTATTGTTGACCAAACAGGCACGTTTTCTGGAGCATTTTTGCTTGCCGGTGGGCTGGCTGTCTTCGCTTCACTTGCTGTGATTCGTTTTGTCCGTCCAATCATTGGTAAGCCAGCGGGAACAGAAGCTGAGAATCCTGTGTCTTATTAATCTGGAAATATAGTGGGAGAGGCGGTATGTTTGATGATACAATATACAGTAAATAATCGCAGCCGGTATGATAAGGAAGGGAATTAGATGGTAACCATAAAAGATATCGCAAAACTCGCAAACGTATCCCACACTACTGTTTCCAGAGCACTCAACAACAGCCCTTACATCAAAGAACATACGAAGAAAAAAATATTAGAGCTAGCAGAGCAGCTCAACTATACACCAAATGTAAATGCGAAAAGTCTGGCGATGCAAAAGTCGCATACGATCGGGCTATTCTTTACAAGCATTACAAACGGAACCTCACACAGCTTCTTTGCAGACACTATCAAAGGCGTCAATCAAGCCATAAGTGAGGATTACAATCTGTATGTGCGCGGCATTGATGATCTGAAAAACTATGACTCCGTTACACCGATGAGATATGACGGCATCATTTTAATGAGCCAAAGTGACATTGATAATTCTTTTATTTACCATATTCGCGAAAAAAACATTCCGCTTGTCGTGCTGAATCGTGATATTGATGATCGTACCATCACGAATATTTTGTCCAATGACAAGGAAGGCTCTCAAGAAGCTGTAGAATACTTCATTCAGTCCGGACATCAAGACATCGCCATCATCGAGGGGATCGAAGGCTTTAAATCCTCCCAGCAGCGAAAGGAAGGGTACTTATCCGCACTGATTCAACATCATATTCCGATCAAGCATGAATACAGTGTCAAAGGACAGTACGATATGGAAAGCGGCTTTCAAGCGATGGAGCGGCTGCTGGCACTGCCGAATCCTCCAACCGCTGTTTTTTGTTCGAATGATGACATGGCAATCGGAGCGATGAATGCGATATTCGCAAAGGGCCTGCGCGTTCCTGATGATATTTCGGTGATCGGGTTTGATGATATTGGGTTTTCACAGTACATCACGCCAAGGCTTTCAACAGTAAAGCGCCCAGTGGAGAAAATAAGCGTGCTCGGTGCGCAAAAACTCTTGTCGCTGATCAGCGAGCCCGAAACAAAAGCAGAAAAAATCTTGGAAAACACAGAATTTATGGTGCGTGATTCAGTCAGACGATTGACGACGTGATGTCCCGTTTTTCAGCGGGCATTCTTTATACAGAAAAATGTTAACGTGTGCATAAAGTGAGAGGGAGGCAATAAGGGTGCAGAAGCTGAATAAAAATGTGTACGATCACTATACTCAGTATCCAGAAAAAATTCTCCAATTCGGAGAAGGAAACTTTCTTCGGGGATTTATCGATTGGCAGATTGATCAATTGAATCAACACACTGATTTTAATGGGAGCGTGGCAGTTGTCCAGCCAAGAGGCTCAGAAAAAATCAAACGATTAAATGAGCAAGATGGATTATATACACTTTTTTTACAAGGAATGAAAGACGGAGAAGCGGTAAACGAGCATATGATTATCAACTCAATCAGCCGGGGAATTGACCTGTTTTCTGATTATGAAGCATACAAAGAATTGGCATCAAGCGAAAGGCTTCGGTTTATTATCTCCAACACCACTGAGGCTGGGATTGTATGTGATGAAAAAGATCGTTTAGAGGATAGGC from Bacillus subtilis subsp. subtilis str. 168 encodes the following:
- the uxaC gene encoding galacturonate isomerase (Evidence 2a: Function from experimental evidences in other organisms; PubMedId: 9579062, 9882655; Product type e: enzyme), which translates into the protein MEPFMGKNFLLKNETAVSLYHNYAKDMPIIDYHCHLSPKEIYENKTFQNITEAWLYGDHYKWRIMRANGIEETYITGDAPDEEKFMAWAKTVPMAIGNPLYNWTHLELQRFFGIYEILNEKSGSAIWKQTNKLLKGEGFGARDLIVKSNVKVVCTTDDPVDSLEYHLLLKEDKDFPVSVLPGFRPDKGLEINREGFPEWVQALEDAAAISITTYDEFLKALEKRVRFFHSAGGRVSDHAIDTMVFAETTKEEAGRIFSDRLQGTEVSCEDEKKFKTYTLQFLCGLYAELDWAMQFHINALRNTNTKMMKRLGPDTGYDSMNDEEIAKPLYKLLNSVEMKNQLPKTILYSLNPNDNYVIASMINSFQDGITPGKIQFGTAWWFNDTKDGMLDQMKALSNVGLFSRFIGMLTDSRSFLSYTRHEYFRRIVCNLIGEWVENGEVPRDMELLGSIVQGICYDNAKHYFQFQEEKANV
- the exuM gene encoding putative Na+:altronate/mannonate symporter (Evidence 3: Putative function from multiple computational evidences; PubMedId: 9882655, 15849754, 16850406; Product type t: transporter), translating into MRTELANKVVSVETEKRLSLKEKMSYGFGDFGNGFMFDLGQIYLLKYFTDVAGIPAAMAGGIFLVSKLFAAITDPIVGSSIDYRKNIGKRGKFRPYLLIGSIVLAVLTVLIFLSPNVSTTGKLIYAYASYMIWGIGYSFVNIPYGSLGAAMTQNSEDRTSISTFRQIGSLGALFITSVAVMPLLVKFDNPKVGYPVVMGLFAALGVFWFYICYRNCKERIIISEAPKEKLTLSSVVKTFITNKPLLTLVLMTIFSISAYNIKSAMLVYFAQYNLGNVELMAYMNFIIIGSSFLGVVFLPKLVKMFGKKRTAMIGFGISVAADLINFMLPSNVYVFTILASIAFIGISIPNGITWALVSDIIDYGEWKSGERKEATTYSLFNFSRKLAQSLSGFLSGIGLGIIGYVPNAVQTAQALIGIKALLLLYPAIALALAMFIIGFLYKLTDQQHAQIVQDLHQKS
- the yjmC gene encoding putative oxidoreductase (Evidence 3: Putative function from multiple computational evidences; PubMedId: 9579062, 9882655, 16788182; Product type e: enzyme), producing the protein MKTITIAAEEAKELVWQKLDGAGLNERDAEKVADVLVHADLRNVHSHGVLHTEHYVNRLLAGGINPGAQPVFKETGPVTGVLDGDDGFGHVNCDMAMDHAIDMAKKKGVGMVTAVNSSHCGALSYFVQKAADEKLIGMAMTHTDSIVVPFGGRTPILGTNPIAYGVPAKHKKPFILDMATSKVAFGKILQAREEGKEIPEGWGVDENGEAVTDPDKVVSLSTFGGPKGYGLSIVVDVFSGLLAGAAFGPHIAKMYNGLDQKRKLGHYVCAINPSFFTDWDTFLEQMDAMIDELQQSPPAVGFERVYVPGEIEQLHEERNKKNGISIARSVYEFLKSR
- the yjmD gene encoding putative oxidoreductase (Evidence 3: Putative function from multiple computational evidences; PubMedId: 9579062, 9882655; Product type e: enzyme) encodes the protein MKAVQVRKAYDLVTAEVKKPVLSKDDEVLVKVKRVGICGSDMHIYHGTNPLATLPRVIGHEVTGQVEAVGANVQSLKPGDHVVIEPISYCGSCYACRKGRPNVCAKLSVFGVHEDGGMREYIVLPERQLHAVSKDLPWEEAVMAEPYTIGAQAVWRGQVEKGDTVLIQGAGPIGICVLKMAKLAGAAVMMTDLNNERLAFAKENGADAVVNVQAEHVAERVLEWTGNEGANVVIDAVCLPETFALSIEAVSPAGHVVVLGFDERAAQISQLPITKKEVTITGSRLQTNQFPKVVELLNGGRLMHNGLVTHTFSVDDVHHAFQFIKEHPDQVRKAVITFD
- the uxuA gene encoding D-mannonate dehydratase (Evidence 1c: Function from experimental evidences in the studied genus; PubMedId: 9579062, 9882655, 10368143, 25145794; Product type e: enzyme) — protein: MNMTFRWYGRGNDTVTLEYVKQIPGVKGIVWALHQKPVGDVWEKEEIRAETEYIQSYGFHAEVVESVNVHEAIKLGNEERGRYIENYKQTIRNLAGFGVKVICYNFMPVFDWTRTDMFRPLEDGSTALFFEKAKVESLDPQELIRTVEEASDMTLPGWEPEKLARIKELFAAYRTVDEEKLWDNLSFFLQEILPVAEAYGVQMAIHPDDPPWPIFGLPRIITGEASYKKLRAISDSPSNCITLCTGSMGANPANDMVEIAKTYAGIAPFSHIRNVKIYENGDFIETSHLTKDGSINIQGVMEELHKQDYEGYVRPDHGRHLWGEQCRPGYGLYDRALGIMYLNGLWDAYEAMAKKEVGI
- the uxuB gene encoding fructuronate reductase (Evidence 2a: Function from experimental evidences in other organisms; PubMedId: 9579062, 9882655, 10368143; Product type e: enzyme), coding for MIPLHENLAGKTAVITGGSGVLCSAMARELARHGMKVAILNRTAEKGQAVVKEITAAGGTACAVAADVLDRMSLERAKEDILGQFGAVDLLINGAGGNHPDAITDVETYEEAGEGQSFFDMDERGFLTVFSTNFTGAFLASQVFGKELLKADSPAIINLSSMSAYSPMTKVPAYSAAKASINNFTMWMAVHFAETGLRVNAIAPGFFLTKQNHDLLINQDGTFTSRSHKIIAGTPMKRFGKPEDLLGTLLWLADESYSGFVTGITVPVDGGFMAYSGV
- the exuT gene encoding hexuronate transporter (Evidence 2a: Function from experimental evidences in other organisms; PubMedId: 8320243, 9579062, 9882655, 15849754, 16850406; Product type t: transporter); amino-acid sequence: MFSKDKLPVILFLFLAGVINYLDRSALSIAAPFIQDDLTLSATQMGLIFSSFSIGYAIFNFLGGVASDRYGAKLTLFVAMVVWSLFSGAVALAFGFVSLLIIRILFGMGEGPLSATINKMVNNWFPPTQRASVIGVTNSGTPLGGAISGPIVGMIAVAFSWKVSFVLIMIIGLIWAVLWFKFVKEKPQETIKEAPAIKAETSPGEKIPLTFYLKQKTVLFTAFAFFAYNYILFFFLTWFPSYLVDERGLSVESMSVITVIPWILGFIGLAAGGFVSDYVYKKTARKGVLFSRKVVLVTCLFSSAVLIGFAGLVATTAGAVTLVALSVFFLYLTGAIYWAVIQDVVDQNNVGSVGGFMHFLANTAGIIGPALTGFIVDQTGTFSGAFLLAGGLAVFASLAVIRFVRPIIGKPAGTEAENPVSY
- the exuR gene encoding transcriptional regulator (LacI family) (Evidence 1a: Function from experimental evidences in the studied strain; PubMedId: 9579062, 9882655; Product type r: regulator) — its product is MVTIKDIAKLANVSHTTVSRALNNSPYIKEHTKKKILELAEQLNYTPNVNAKSLAMQKSHTIGLFFTSITNGTSHSFFADTIKGVNQAISEDYNLYVRGIDDLKNYDSVTPMRYDGIILMSQSDIDNSFIYHIREKNIPLVVLNRDIDDRTITNILSNDKEGSQEAVEYFIQSGHQDIAIIEGIEGFKSSQQRKEGYLSALIQHHIPIKHEYSVKGQYDMESGFQAMERLLALPNPPTAVFCSNDDMAIGAMNAIFAKGLRVPDDISVIGFDDIGFSQYITPRLSTVKRPVEKISVLGAQKLLSLISEPETKAEKILENTEFMVRDSVRRLTT